The following coding sequences lie in one Candidatus Eisenbacteria bacterium genomic window:
- a CDS encoding uroporphyrinogen-III synthase, with the protein MSGLLLLTRDDPRDDSMALDAERDGQEVARVALLGTEPGGDADRFAAWLETPQVDAAIAWTSRRAAEALLALLTPARRAGLSHAPLFAVGAESAAPVANEGYRVDYVPEQPDASRLAEKIVEESERRAFRRVAFLHGDRALPDLPRALREAGITVEPYELYRIRFLPADVSPVTRALDQGRQILAVFFSPSGVEALEKLLPGGAVDRFRAEAWTMPYGATTARALRDRGYARVPAPVERVAAGAAGGEPAAARRSTGSHG; encoded by the coding sequence GTGAGCGGTCTCCTCCTCCTCACGCGGGATGATCCCCGGGACGACTCCATGGCGCTCGACGCAGAGCGGGATGGGCAGGAGGTCGCGCGGGTCGCCCTGCTTGGAACCGAGCCCGGGGGCGACGCGGACCGCTTCGCCGCGTGGCTCGAGACGCCGCAGGTGGACGCGGCGATCGCGTGGACCAGCCGTCGCGCGGCCGAGGCGTTGCTCGCGCTCCTCACGCCGGCGCGGCGCGCGGGGCTCTCGCACGCCCCCCTCTTCGCGGTTGGCGCGGAGAGCGCGGCGCCCGTCGCGAACGAGGGATACCGTGTCGACTACGTGCCGGAGCAGCCCGACGCCTCGCGGCTCGCGGAGAAGATCGTGGAGGAATCGGAGCGCCGCGCGTTCCGGCGGGTGGCGTTCCTGCACGGCGACCGCGCGCTCCCGGATCTTCCGCGCGCGCTTCGCGAGGCGGGGATCACGGTGGAGCCGTACGAGCTCTACCGGATCCGGTTCCTGCCGGCGGACGTGTCCCCGGTGACGCGGGCGCTCGATCAGGGGCGCCAGATCCTGGCGGTCTTCTTCAGCCCGTCCGGGGTGGAGGCGCTCGAGAAGCTCCTTCCGGGCGGCGCCGTGGACCGCTTCCGCGCGGAGGCGTGGACGATGCCGTACGGCGCGACGACGGCCCGGGCGCTCCGGGATCGCGGCTACGCGCGGGTGCCCGCGCCCGTGGAGCGCGTGGCGGCGGGCGCCGCCGGGGGCGAACCGGCCGCGGCGCGGCGCTCGACCGGGTCCCACGGGTAG
- the hemN gene encoding oxygen-independent coproporphyrinogen III oxidase, whose product MTRTLAQITADVLTKYDRPGPRYTSYPTAVEFHETFTPERYLEKLEEASRKPDEPLSLYIHLPFCRARCSFCGCNVIITRKEGVADAYLDQLEREIALVAGRLGKRTKVVQYHWGGGTPTYLDLAQMRRVWDAIASRFTFEPGAEIAIEVDPRVTTREQSDLLRQMGFNRISMGVQDFDVQVQDAVNRYQTFEQTRDLHLYLRGLGIESINFDFIYGLPHQTPESFRNTIELALELRPDRVACYSYAFVPWIKAHQKAIRIEDLPPREVKLELFGIAHELFTGAGYQQIGMDHFALETDSLAVAAREHTLFRNFMGYTTHPAKDSVGFGVSAIGDLGGAFAQNTKKLNRYQDALDRGVPPIERGFERSRDDEIRRDVIQSLMCNFHLDIRAVERAYGIDFASYFADSLRRLDEGPGAHGFVTRTPDAIEVTGTGRLFVRNVCMEFDAYLPNREGEKPVFSRTV is encoded by the coding sequence ATGACCCGCACCCTCGCTCAGATCACCGCCGACGTGCTGACGAAGTACGACCGGCCCGGGCCGCGATACACGTCCTATCCCACCGCCGTCGAGTTCCACGAGACGTTCACGCCGGAGCGCTATCTCGAGAAGCTGGAGGAGGCGTCGCGGAAGCCGGACGAGCCGCTCTCGCTCTACATCCACCTTCCCTTCTGCCGCGCGCGCTGCAGCTTCTGCGGATGCAACGTGATCATCACGCGGAAGGAGGGCGTGGCGGACGCCTACCTCGACCAGCTCGAGCGGGAGATCGCGCTCGTCGCCGGGCGGCTCGGGAAGCGGACGAAGGTGGTGCAGTACCACTGGGGCGGCGGCACGCCGACGTACCTCGATCTCGCGCAGATGCGGCGGGTGTGGGACGCCATCGCGTCGCGCTTCACGTTCGAACCCGGCGCCGAGATCGCGATCGAGGTGGACCCGCGCGTCACGACGCGCGAGCAGTCGGACCTGTTACGCCAGATGGGGTTCAATCGGATCTCCATGGGCGTCCAGGACTTCGACGTCCAGGTCCAGGACGCCGTGAACCGATACCAGACGTTCGAACAGACGCGGGACCTCCATCTCTACCTTCGCGGGCTCGGGATCGAGTCGATCAATTTCGACTTCATCTACGGGCTCCCGCACCAGACGCCGGAGTCGTTCCGGAACACGATCGAGCTCGCGCTGGAGCTGCGGCCGGACCGCGTCGCGTGCTATTCCTACGCGTTCGTACCCTGGATCAAGGCCCACCAGAAGGCGATCCGGATCGAGGACCTGCCTCCGCGTGAGGTGAAACTCGAGCTCTTCGGCATCGCGCACGAGCTCTTCACGGGAGCGGGATACCAGCAGATCGGCATGGATCACTTCGCCCTGGAGACCGACTCGCTCGCGGTGGCCGCGCGGGAGCACACGCTCTTCCGGAACTTCATGGGCTACACGACGCACCCCGCGAAGGACTCCGTGGGCTTCGGCGTGTCGGCGATCGGCGATCTGGGCGGCGCGTTCGCGCAGAACACGAAGAAGCTGAACCGCTACCAGGACGCGCTCGACCGCGGGGTTCCTCCAATCGAGCGCGGCTTCGAGCGGAGCCGCGACGACGAGATCCGCCGGGACGTGATCCAGAGCCTCATGTGCAACTTCCACCTCGACATCCGGGCCGTGGAGCGGGCGTACGGGATCGACTTCGCTTCCTATTTCGCGGATTCGTTGCGGCGGCTCGACGAGGGCCCCGGCGCTCACGGCTTCGTGACGCGCACGCCGGACGCCATCGAGGTCACGGGGACGGGACGGCTCTTCGTGCGGAACGTCTGCATGGAATTCGACGCCTACCTTCCGAATCGCGAGGGCGAGAAGCCGGTCTTCTCGCGCACCGTCTGA
- the hemA gene encoding glutamyl-tRNA reductase — translation MAEALAPGLELFCVGLNHETSPIEVRDALVLNEEEVARAIQALRDRAGAREALVISTCNRTEVYARGAALADPPAFVASLLREIKGMDLTGPAGSYLYTYREPESVRHLFRVACGLDSQVLGEPQITGQVKDALALAARAGGSGPVIERLLDAAFRCSKRARTETGIGRGPVSSAYAAVQLAGKVLGSLEDKHVLLIGAGEMAGLAACHLTEGGVTRFMLANRSRERAEALAGSIQARVVSLEAIPVALPGADIVVSATSSPDLVVREAEVRNAMKIRRNRPLLFLDLAVPRDVDPAVAKLPNVFLHDLDALGALVQQSLSQRRAEIPKVETIVEEELARFLRWHRSLAVRPTVTAFRGHFEGIAREELERHKGRFRPEDQPALEALVHGIVQKLLHRPTTRLNRDDDTDAKGIARVDAIRDLFGIDSAESDADRDSR, via the coding sequence ATGGCGGAAGCGCTGGCGCCCGGCCTCGAGCTCTTCTGCGTGGGCCTGAACCATGAGACCTCCCCGATCGAGGTGCGGGACGCGCTCGTCCTGAACGAGGAGGAAGTCGCGCGCGCGATCCAGGCGCTCCGCGATCGCGCGGGGGCGCGCGAGGCGCTCGTGATCTCGACGTGCAACCGCACCGAGGTCTACGCGCGCGGCGCGGCCCTCGCGGATCCGCCCGCGTTCGTCGCTTCGCTCCTCCGCGAGATCAAGGGGATGGATCTCACGGGACCGGCCGGAAGCTACCTCTACACGTATCGCGAGCCCGAATCCGTGCGGCACCTCTTCCGCGTCGCGTGCGGCCTCGACTCGCAGGTCCTGGGGGAGCCGCAGATCACGGGACAGGTGAAGGACGCGCTCGCGCTCGCGGCGCGCGCGGGCGGGTCGGGACCCGTCATCGAGCGGCTCCTCGACGCGGCGTTCCGCTGCTCGAAGCGCGCGCGCACGGAGACAGGCATCGGACGGGGCCCGGTGTCGAGCGCGTACGCCGCGGTCCAGCTCGCCGGGAAGGTGCTGGGCTCGCTCGAGGACAAGCACGTGCTCCTGATCGGCGCGGGCGAGATGGCGGGGCTCGCCGCATGCCATCTCACCGAGGGCGGCGTGACGCGATTCATGCTCGCGAACCGGAGCCGCGAGCGCGCCGAGGCGCTGGCGGGATCGATCCAGGCGCGCGTGGTCTCGCTCGAGGCGATTCCGGTGGCGCTCCCGGGAGCGGACATCGTGGTGAGCGCGACCTCCTCGCCCGACCTGGTGGTGCGCGAGGCCGAGGTGCGGAACGCGATGAAGATCCGCCGGAACCGGCCGCTCCTCTTCCTCGATCTCGCGGTCCCGCGCGACGTCGACCCGGCCGTCGCGAAGCTCCCGAACGTCTTCCTCCACGATCTCGACGCGCTGGGCGCGCTCGTCCAGCAGAGCCTCTCGCAGCGGCGCGCCGAGATCCCGAAGGTCGAGACGATCGTCGAGGAGGAGCTCGCGCGCTTCCTCCGCTGGCACCGCTCGCTCGCCGTGCGGCCGACCGTGACCGCGTTCCGCGGCCACTTCGAGGGGATCGCCCGGGAAGAGCTGGAGCGCCACAAGGGCCGCTTCCGCCCCGAGGACCAGCCCGCGCTCGAGGCGCTCGTGCACGGCATCGTCCAGAAGCTCCTCCACCGCCCCACCACGCGCCTGAACCGCGACGACGACACGGACGCGAAGGGAATCGCGCGCGTGGACGCCATTCGCGATCTCTTCGGGATCGACTCGGCGGAATCCGATGCGGATCGGGACTCGAGGTAG
- the hemE gene encoding uroporphyrinogen decarboxylase: MNPSVAPAYSFLRACRGEPVQETPIWIMRQAGRYLPEYRAVREKHSFLDVCRIPEVCAEVTAQPIDRFGFDAAILFQDILIPLVGMGIPIEFDPAPKLGFQVRTRDDLDRLRWEGVDAAVPHIRPVIRGVRERLQGRVPLIGFAGSPFTMAAYTIDAGSRDLARTRSFLARDPEGFARLLELLATATIDYLKAQIGAGVDAVMLFDTQAGWLPPPEFARTAVETADRVIRGLPKGTPTIYFALAPSVGHLEALRGSRADVLGLDYRVSLAQARAILGNQRSVQGNLDPAVLLGPGEEIVVRAEGVLRENAGRPGHIFNLGHGIFPDTPVESVKLLVDTVKRHRSAPGGRP, from the coding sequence ATGAATCCCTCGGTGGCCCCGGCCTACTCCTTCCTTCGCGCGTGCCGCGGGGAGCCGGTCCAGGAAACTCCGATCTGGATCATGCGCCAGGCGGGGCGCTATCTGCCGGAATACCGGGCGGTGCGCGAGAAGCACTCCTTCCTCGACGTCTGCCGGATCCCCGAGGTGTGCGCCGAGGTCACGGCGCAGCCCATCGACCGGTTCGGGTTCGACGCGGCGATCCTCTTCCAGGACATCCTCATCCCGCTCGTCGGGATGGGGATCCCGATCGAGTTCGATCCCGCGCCGAAGCTGGGCTTCCAGGTGCGGACGCGGGACGATCTCGACCGCTTGCGCTGGGAGGGCGTGGACGCGGCCGTGCCGCACATCCGCCCCGTGATCCGCGGAGTGCGCGAGCGGCTCCAGGGACGCGTGCCGCTGATCGGATTCGCGGGATCCCCGTTCACCATGGCGGCCTACACGATCGACGCGGGCTCGCGCGATCTCGCCCGCACGAGGAGCTTCCTCGCGCGGGACCCGGAGGGCTTCGCGCGGCTGCTCGAGCTCCTCGCGACCGCGACCATCGACTACCTGAAGGCCCAGATCGGAGCGGGCGTGGACGCGGTGATGCTCTTCGACACGCAGGCCGGGTGGCTTCCTCCTCCCGAGTTCGCGCGCACCGCGGTGGAAACGGCGGACCGCGTGATCCGCGGACTCCCCAAGGGGACGCCCACGATCTACTTCGCGCTCGCGCCCTCGGTGGGACACCTGGAGGCGCTCCGAGGCTCGCGCGCGGACGTGCTGGGGCTCGACTACCGCGTCTCGCTGGCGCAGGCTCGCGCCATTCTCGGGAATCAGCGATCGGTGCAGGGAAACCTCGACCCCGCGGTGCTCCTCGGTCCCGGCGAGGAGATCGTCGTTCGCGCGGAAGGCGTGCTGCGCGAGAACGCGGGACGACCGGGACACATCTTCAATCTCGGCCACGGGATCTTCCCGGACACGCCGGTCGAGAGCGTGAAGCTCCTCGTGGACACCGTGAAGCGCCACCGAAGCGCGCCGGGAGGCCGCCCATGA
- the hemL gene encoding glutamate-1-semialdehyde 2,1-aminomutase, with amino-acid sequence MKETRERRTRPATSESEALHRRAQGLFPGGVNSPVRAFRGVGGVPRVIASAKGAWMTDEDGNRLLDYVLGWGPLLLGHAHPAVTRAVEEQMKRGSLYGASTRVECELAEAVRELYPAAERLRFVSTGTEATMSALRVARAATRRSVVVKLDGCYHGHADPFLIRAGSGAATLGIPDSPGVPESAAADTIVAAFNDLDSVRACFDRAPDRIAAVIVEPVVGNHGVVTPAGDFLPGLRALCDQYRSVLIFDEVMSGFRAAAGGAAERYGVRPDLVTLGKVIGGGLPAAAFGGRSELMALVAPEGPVYQAGTYSGNPLSMAAGLATLRLLRAEPEHFRRAEARTDLLAAGLRGLLARRSVPGTVNAIGSMWTVYFGVARVANVEDARRADRERFARFFHGMLERGIYLPPSPFESAFLSSAHTDEDVDATLEAADETLETMGGGA; translated from the coding sequence ATGAAGGAGACCCGCGAGCGCCGGACCCGGCCGGCGACGTCCGAGAGCGAGGCGCTCCACCGCCGCGCGCAGGGGCTCTTCCCGGGCGGGGTGAACTCGCCCGTGCGCGCCTTCCGCGGGGTCGGCGGCGTGCCGCGCGTGATCGCGTCCGCGAAGGGCGCGTGGATGACGGACGAGGACGGAAACCGGCTCCTCGACTACGTGCTGGGGTGGGGACCGCTCCTCCTCGGACACGCGCATCCCGCCGTGACGCGCGCGGTCGAGGAGCAGATGAAGCGGGGTTCGCTCTACGGCGCGAGCACGCGCGTGGAGTGCGAGCTCGCCGAGGCGGTGCGGGAGCTCTATCCCGCGGCCGAGCGGCTCCGTTTCGTCTCGACCGGCACCGAGGCCACGATGAGCGCGCTCCGGGTCGCGCGCGCCGCGACGAGGCGGTCCGTCGTCGTGAAGCTGGACGGGTGCTATCACGGTCACGCCGATCCCTTCCTGATCCGCGCCGGCTCGGGCGCCGCGACGCTCGGAATCCCGGACTCGCCGGGGGTTCCGGAGTCGGCCGCGGCGGACACGATCGTGGCGGCGTTCAACGATCTCGATTCCGTACGGGCGTGCTTCGATCGCGCGCCGGACCGCATCGCGGCGGTGATCGTGGAGCCGGTCGTGGGGAATCACGGCGTCGTCACGCCGGCCGGCGACTTCCTCCCCGGGCTGCGCGCGCTGTGCGACCAATACCGCTCGGTGCTGATCTTCGACGAGGTGATGTCCGGCTTCCGCGCCGCGGCCGGCGGAGCGGCGGAGCGCTACGGCGTGCGCCCCGATCTCGTCACGCTCGGCAAGGTGATCGGCGGCGGGCTTCCCGCGGCCGCGTTCGGCGGGCGGTCCGAGCTGATGGCGCTCGTGGCGCCGGAGGGCCCGGTGTATCAGGCGGGAACGTACTCGGGAAATCCGCTCTCGATGGCGGCGGGACTCGCCACGCTGCGCCTCCTGCGCGCCGAGCCGGAGCACTTCCGCCGCGCCGAGGCGCGCACGGATCTCCTCGCGGCCGGGCTGCGCGGGCTCCTGGCACGGCGGTCCGTGCCGGGGACCGTGAATGCGATCGGCTCCATGTGGACCGTGTACTTCGGCGTGGCGCGCGTCGCGAACGTCGAGGACGCGCGGCGCGCCGACCGCGAGCGCTTCGCCCGGTTCTTCCACGGGATGCTGGAGCGCGGGATCTACCTGCCGCCGTCTCCGTTCGAGAGCGCGTTCCTCTCCTCGGCGCACACGGACGAGGACGTGGACGCGACGCTCGAGGCGGCCGACGAGACGCTCGAGACGATGGGGGGAGGCGCGTGA
- a CDS encoding DinB family protein, protein MDVRDYFEHTWAARGRLLDAFDDLTPDEWAREFDFSWKSVRNLFAHVVEVEHSWLVENIERGTYPYPPDAERARLYATQALARERARRIQDHTRKVLTAYVPGRLGEMRAGPDINQNEVPFTVEQILTHVFTHELRHQGQLQAMLRLLGKRAPNADWI, encoded by the coding sequence ATGGACGTTCGCGACTACTTCGAGCACACGTGGGCGGCGCGCGGGCGCCTGCTCGACGCCTTCGACGACCTCACTCCCGACGAGTGGGCGCGCGAGTTCGACTTCTCGTGGAAGTCCGTGCGGAATCTCTTCGCGCACGTGGTCGAGGTGGAGCACTCGTGGCTCGTCGAGAACATCGAGAGAGGCACGTACCCCTACCCGCCCGACGCGGAGCGAGCGCGGCTGTATGCGACCCAGGCTCTCGCCCGGGAGCGGGCCCGGAGAATCCAGGACCACACCCGCAAGGTCCTCACAGCCTACGTCCCGGGCCGGCTTGGAGAAATGCGGGCGGGACCGGACATCAACCAGAACGAGGTCCCCTTCACCGTGGAGCAGATCCTGACCCACGTCTTCACGCACGAGCTCCGCCACCAGGGGCAGCTGCAGGCCATGCTCCGGCTCCTCGGCAAGAGGGCCCCGAACGCCGACTGGATCTGA
- a CDS encoding uracil-DNA glycosylase → MSPNRHARDLRAVTRDVIACERCPRLRAYCLSVARTRRAAFRDEAYWGKPVPGFGDPEAWLFVVGLAPAAHGGNRTGRIFTGDRSGDWLYGELYRQGFSNRPESRRAHDGLEVRGVYIAAAARCAPPGNRPLPVELERCREYLVREMAALPNRRVILALGRIAFDAALRAREALGSAPLRPKPPFGHGAIAALPEGGWLLASYHPSQQNTSTGTLTVPMWRQVFTTARRLRERGKVGP, encoded by the coding sequence ATGTCCCCGAATCGCCACGCGCGGGACCTTCGGGCGGTCACCCGCGACGTGATCGCCTGCGAACGCTGCCCGCGCCTGCGCGCCTACTGCCTCTCGGTCGCCCGCACCCGTCGCGCCGCGTTCCGGGACGAGGCCTACTGGGGGAAGCCCGTCCCCGGATTCGGCGACCCCGAGGCGTGGCTCTTCGTCGTGGGACTCGCCCCCGCCGCGCATGGCGGGAATCGCACGGGGCGCATCTTCACCGGGGACCGATCGGGGGACTGGCTCTACGGGGAGCTCTACCGGCAGGGGTTTTCCAATCGCCCTGAATCGCGCCGCGCGCACGACGGCCTCGAGGTGCGCGGCGTCTACATCGCCGCCGCGGCCCGGTGCGCGCCACCCGGCAACCGGCCCCTTCCCGTGGAGCTCGAGCGCTGCCGCGAGTACCTGGTTCGAGAGATGGCGGCGCTCCCGAACCGGCGCGTGATCCTGGCGCTCGGAAGGATCGCCTTCGACGCCGCGCTCCGCGCGCGGGAGGCGCTGGGGAGTGCGCCGCTCCGGCCGAAGCCTCCCTTCGGCCACGGGGCGATCGCCGCCCTTCCCGAGGGCGGGTGGCTCCTCGCCTCCTACCATCCGAGCCAGCAGAACACGAGCACGGGGACGCTGACGGTGCCCATGTGGAGGCAGGTCTTCACGACGGCCAGGCGGCTCCGGGAACGTGGTAAGGTCGGCCCATGA
- the ccsA gene encoding cytochrome c biogenesis protein CcsA has translation MQHLIPLLTTVLPVLYALSVAAYGRAYADEASSGGRWGPTVLRAALLLHLVYLLARGLTEGHLPLASPYDFLSATALALAAVYVYLEVRQGIRTTGIFVLPIVFLMQVIASAYGGAPRVTEPHLFPFWFELHTLAAVLGYGAFFVSAIYGVLFLLLYREIKANRLSFFFRRMPPLETLARMNVSAAVAGLVLLAIAILMGIGWARLADVDLIRDPKMWLTVLAWLLLGFAVLAYYRLGWRGPKAVYASLAGFTTLLLSRVVTDLFVTSFHTFR, from the coding sequence ATGCAGCACTTGATACCGCTCCTGACAACGGTTCTCCCCGTGCTCTACGCCCTCAGCGTGGCCGCGTACGGGCGGGCCTATGCCGACGAGGCTTCCTCGGGCGGCCGGTGGGGTCCGACCGTCCTCCGGGCCGCCCTGCTGCTCCACCTGGTCTACCTCCTCGCCCGGGGCCTCACCGAGGGACATCTTCCCCTGGCTTCACCCTACGACTTCCTCTCGGCGACGGCGCTCGCGCTCGCGGCGGTGTACGTCTACCTGGAGGTGCGGCAGGGGATCCGGACGACCGGGATCTTCGTCCTCCCGATCGTCTTCCTGATGCAGGTGATCGCCTCGGCCTACGGCGGCGCCCCGCGCGTCACGGAGCCCCACCTCTTCCCGTTCTGGTTCGAGCTCCACACGCTCGCGGCGGTTCTCGGATACGGCGCCTTCTTCGTGTCGGCGATCTATGGGGTCCTCTTCCTCCTTCTCTATCGCGAGATCAAGGCGAACCGGCTCTCGTTCTTCTTCCGGCGCATGCCGCCGCTCGAGACCCTGGCGCGCATGAACGTGAGCGCCGCGGTGGCGGGGCTCGTGCTGCTCGCGATTGCGATCCTCATGGGAATCGGATGGGCGCGGCTCGCGGACGTGGACCTGATCCGGGATCCCAAGATGTGGCTCACGGTCCTCGCGTGGCTCCTCCTCGGATTCGCGGTGCTCGCCTACTACCGGCTCGGATGGCGCGGGCCCAAGGCGGTCTACGCCTCGCTCGCCGGGTTCACGACACTCCTCCTCTCGCGGGTCGTCACGGATCTCTTCGTGACCTCGTTCCACACGTTCCGGTGA
- the hemC gene encoding hydroxymethylbilane synthase translates to MRIGTRGSALALAQSEHVRALLSERGDRHELVRIATTGDRDQDTSLSKFAGKGIFTKEIEAALLDGRIDLAVHSLKDLPTEETPGLTIGALLPREDPQDALVARGGLRFDALPRGARVGTSSLRRRSQLLAKRPDLEVLDLRGNVPTRIARLEAGLFDAIVLAMAGLRRLGMAAEATDRFDEETMLPAPGQGIVAVQIRSDDPATAEAVRRIHDAVSEAEGTAERVFLEGLGGGCLVPVGARATAREGRLRLSGYVGDPGGSPWIRRAVEGDSGEAASLGRQLAGEMLAEGAKPILDKVRGSGEPAPDRVLP, encoded by the coding sequence ATGCGGATCGGGACTCGAGGTAGCGCCCTCGCGCTCGCGCAGAGCGAGCACGTGCGCGCCCTCCTCTCCGAGCGGGGCGACCGCCACGAGCTCGTGCGCATCGCGACGACCGGGGACCGGGATCAGGACACGTCGCTCAGCAAGTTCGCCGGCAAGGGGATCTTCACGAAGGAGATCGAGGCGGCGCTCCTCGACGGGCGTATTGATCTGGCGGTGCATTCGCTGAAGGATCTCCCGACGGAGGAGACTCCCGGACTCACGATCGGGGCGCTCCTCCCGCGCGAGGACCCCCAGGACGCGCTCGTCGCGCGCGGCGGGCTCCGCTTCGACGCGCTCCCGCGGGGCGCGCGCGTGGGGACCTCCTCGCTGCGGCGCCGGTCGCAGCTCCTCGCGAAGCGCCCGGACCTCGAGGTGCTCGACCTGCGCGGGAACGTGCCGACGCGGATCGCGCGGCTCGAGGCGGGGCTCTTCGACGCGATCGTGCTCGCGATGGCCGGGCTCCGCCGGCTGGGAATGGCCGCGGAGGCCACCGACCGCTTCGACGAGGAGACGATGCTCCCCGCGCCGGGACAGGGGATCGTCGCGGTGCAGATCCGCTCGGACGATCCGGCCACCGCCGAGGCGGTGCGCCGGATCCACGACGCGGTCTCCGAAGCCGAGGGAACGGCCGAGCGGGTCTTCCTCGAGGGACTGGGAGGCGGATGCCTCGTTCCCGTGGGCGCGCGAGCCACGGCGCGAGAGGGAAGGCTCCGGCTCTCGGGTTACGTCGGCGATCCCGGCGGTTCGCCGTGGATCCGCCGCGCGGTGGAAGGCGACTCGGGGGAGGCGGCCTCCCTCGGACGGCAGCTCGCGGGGGAGATGCTCGCGGAAGGGGCGAAGCCGATCCTCGACAAGGTCCGCGGGAGCGGCGAGCCGGCGCCGGACCGGGTGCTCCCGTGA
- the hemB gene encoding porphobilinogen synthase, whose amino-acid sequence MTFPITRMRRLRSTPALRALTRETTLGPGDLVAPLFVCHGEGVRRTIDSMPGHCQLSVDEAVREAGALAETGVGGVILFGIPASKDPDGREAYDENGIVPRALRAIKKARPDLLLWADVCLCEYTDHGHCGVVNGDRVDNDRTLPLLERASTAYAAAGADLIAPSDMMDGRVGAIRRALDRAGFTDTPIVSYAAKYASAFYGPFREAAESAPKFGDRRGYQMDPANAEEALREVALDLEEGADMVMVKPALPYLDIIRRVKDRFGVPVAAYNVSGEFAMIQAAARNGWIDGERAALESLISIRRAGADVIITYFAREIAPVLGKVFA is encoded by the coding sequence ATGACCTTCCCCATCACACGCATGAGGCGGCTCCGCTCCACGCCCGCGCTCCGCGCGCTGACGCGCGAGACGACGCTGGGGCCGGGGGATCTCGTCGCCCCGCTCTTCGTCTGCCACGGCGAGGGGGTGCGGCGCACCATCGACTCGATGCCCGGGCACTGCCAGCTCTCGGTGGACGAGGCGGTCCGCGAGGCGGGAGCGCTCGCCGAAACCGGTGTCGGTGGCGTCATCCTGTTCGGCATCCCCGCCTCCAAGGACCCCGACGGACGCGAGGCCTACGACGAAAACGGGATCGTTCCCCGCGCGCTCCGCGCGATCAAGAAGGCGCGTCCCGACCTCCTCCTCTGGGCCGACGTCTGTCTCTGCGAGTACACGGACCACGGACACTGCGGCGTGGTGAACGGCGACCGCGTGGACAACGATCGCACCCTTCCGCTGCTCGAGCGCGCCTCGACGGCGTACGCAGCCGCGGGCGCGGACCTCATCGCGCCGAGCGACATGATGGACGGCCGCGTCGGCGCGATCCGCCGCGCGCTGGACCGGGCCGGATTCACGGACACGCCGATCGTGTCGTACGCGGCCAAGTACGCGAGCGCGTTCTACGGGCCCTTCCGCGAGGCCGCCGAGTCGGCGCCGAAGTTCGGCGACCGCCGCGGGTACCAGATGGACCCCGCGAACGCCGAGGAGGCGCTCCGCGAGGTCGCGCTCGATCTCGAGGAAGGGGCGGACATGGTGATGGTCAAGCCGGCGCTCCCCTACCTCGACATCATCCGACGCGTGAAGGACCGCTTCGGAGTTCCGGTGGCGGCGTACAACGTCTCGGGCGAGTTCGCGATGATCCAGGCCGCGGCGCGGAACGGATGGATCGACGGGGAGCGGGCGGCCCTGGAATCGCTCATCTCGATCCGGCGCGCGGGCGCGGACGTCATCATCACCTACTTCGCGCGCGAGATCGCGCCGGTCCTCGGGAAGGTGTTCGCATGA